In one Streptomyces sp. NBC_01241 genomic region, the following are encoded:
- the hsaA gene encoding 3-hydroxy-9,10-secoandrosta-1,3,5(10)-triene-9,17-dione monooxygenase oxygenase subunit, with amino-acid sequence MGNEVLESVRALLPAIAERARNTDESRQVPEKTIRELVDAGVFRMLQPRRYGGLEGDPVDFYEVVRAISAVCCSTGWVASVLGVHPWQLGLFDRQAQDEVWGEDQDTLVSSAYAPVGRLTPVEGGYRLSGRWSFSSGCGHAAWALLGALVVGAHGRPVDFMTVLVPRCDYRIEDVWDVVGLRGTASNDIVVEPVFVPAHRVIRNYEQAQLKGPGQKVNPGPLYRLPFGAVFTSAITAPVIGAVAGGYDAYISSMKERVRLSLGGGRFVEDPFAQVAIARAASDLDATLLQMDRNLRELSALAEEGREIPMELRLRTRRDQVRGTERAVAAMDLLFKTAGGNSLRRGNPIERAWRDAHAGSVHVANDVERALAMYGRGAFGLTVEDNLV; translated from the coding sequence ATGGGCAACGAGGTTCTGGAGTCGGTACGCGCCCTGCTCCCCGCGATCGCGGAGCGGGCGCGGAACACCGACGAGTCGCGGCAGGTGCCTGAGAAGACGATCCGCGAACTCGTCGACGCCGGGGTCTTCCGGATGCTCCAGCCCCGGCGCTACGGCGGGCTGGAGGGCGACCCGGTGGACTTCTACGAGGTGGTCCGGGCGATCTCCGCCGTCTGCTGCTCGACCGGCTGGGTGGCCTCGGTTCTGGGCGTGCACCCCTGGCAGCTGGGGCTGTTCGACCGGCAGGCGCAGGACGAGGTGTGGGGCGAGGACCAGGACACCCTGGTCTCGTCGGCCTACGCCCCGGTGGGCAGGCTGACCCCCGTCGAGGGCGGCTACCGGCTCTCCGGCCGGTGGAGTTTCTCCTCCGGCTGCGGGCACGCCGCATGGGCGCTGCTGGGGGCCCTGGTCGTCGGGGCGCACGGCCGTCCCGTCGACTTCATGACGGTGCTGGTACCCCGCTGCGACTACCGGATCGAGGACGTCTGGGACGTGGTGGGACTGCGCGGCACCGCCAGCAACGACATCGTCGTCGAGCCGGTGTTCGTCCCGGCCCACCGGGTGATCCGCAACTACGAGCAGGCGCAGCTGAAGGGACCCGGCCAGAAGGTCAACCCCGGGCCCCTGTACCGGCTGCCGTTCGGGGCCGTCTTCACCAGCGCGATCACCGCTCCGGTCATCGGCGCCGTGGCGGGCGGCTACGACGCGTACATCTCCTCGATGAAGGAGCGGGTCCGGCTCAGCCTGGGCGGCGGCAGGTTCGTCGAGGACCCCTTCGCCCAGGTCGCGATCGCGCGGGCGGCCTCCGACCTCGACGCGACACTGCTGCAGATGGACCGCAACCTGCGCGAGCTGTCGGCCCTGGCGGAGGAGGGGCGCGAGATTCCCATGGAACTGCGCCTGCGCACGCGCCGGGACCAGGTGCGGGGCACCGAGCGGGCCGTCGCCGCGATGGACCTGCTGTTCAAGACGGCGGGCGGCAACTCGCTGCGCCGGGGCAACCCCATCGAGCGCGCCTGGCGGGACGCCCACGCCGGCAGCGTGCACGTGGCCAACGACGTCGAACGGGCGCTGGCGATGTACGGCCGCGGCGCATTCGGGCTCACCGTCGAGGACAATCTGGTCTGA
- a CDS encoding acyl-CoA dehydrogenase family protein, translating to MRFLLDDEQREFARTLDGMLGSYDTTGAVRAWASGDHGPGRALWDRLAQAGVFALAVPEQHDGLGPLPLELAVAFTELGRHAVPGPLVETVAAAALLDRLGDEAAAADWLPVIASGKTVASLCLLSPDSPYALDADAADAVFVVDGDTLRLAASAGPVQPSADPARRPARPVGGTVLARGPEVVAAAAYAADIAALATAAQALGLGRALLARTIEYVRQRTQFGVAIGSFQAVKHRLADTLLALEFAQPLVHSAALALASGRASARETAAAKVTAGEAAYAASRTALQLHGALGYTDELDLSLWIRKARPLRDAWGTPAACRARVLQGADV from the coding sequence ATGCGGTTCCTCCTGGACGACGAACAGCGGGAGTTCGCCCGCACCCTGGACGGCATGCTCGGCTCGTACGACACCACGGGTGCCGTACGGGCCTGGGCGTCCGGCGACCACGGACCCGGGCGCGCGCTGTGGGACCGGCTCGCGCAGGCCGGGGTCTTCGCCCTCGCCGTACCGGAGCAGCACGACGGCCTCGGCCCGCTCCCGCTCGAACTGGCCGTCGCCTTCACGGAACTGGGACGGCACGCCGTCCCCGGACCGCTGGTCGAGACCGTGGCCGCCGCCGCGCTCCTGGACCGGCTCGGCGACGAGGCCGCTGCCGCCGATTGGCTGCCCGTGATCGCCTCCGGCAAGACGGTCGCCTCGCTCTGCCTGCTCTCCCCCGACAGCCCCTACGCCCTGGACGCCGACGCCGCCGACGCCGTCTTCGTCGTGGACGGCGACACCCTGCGCCTGGCGGCGTCGGCGGGCCCCGTCCAGCCGTCCGCCGACCCGGCCCGACGGCCGGCCCGGCCGGTCGGGGGAACCGTGCTGGCGCGGGGGCCCGAGGTGGTCGCCGCAGCCGCGTACGCCGCCGATATCGCGGCGCTGGCCACCGCCGCCCAGGCCCTCGGGCTGGGCCGCGCCCTGCTGGCACGTACGATCGAATACGTCCGGCAGCGCACCCAGTTCGGGGTGGCCATCGGTTCCTTCCAGGCGGTGAAGCACCGCCTGGCGGACACCCTCCTCGCCCTCGAATTCGCCCAGCCGCTGGTCCACTCCGCCGCCCTCGCCCTGGCCTCGGGCCGGGCGTCGGCCCGCGAGACAGCTGCGGCCAAGGTCACGGCGGGCGAGGCCGCGTACGCCGCGTCCCGCACGGCCCTGCAACTGCACGGCGCCCTCGGCTACACCGACGAACTCGACCTCTCGTTGTGGATCCGCAAGGCCCGTCCCCTGCGCGACGCCTGGGGCACCCCCGCGGCATGCCGGGCCCGCGTTCTCCAGGGCGCAGACGTATGA
- a CDS encoding acyl-CoA dehydrogenase family protein, whose translation MRLTEEQEELRSAVRSLLARHEGAAAWRPLTGQIGVAGLAVPEEYGGAGCGAAEVHVVMEELGRELSPVPCLGSAVLTVQALLASGDGAACARLLPRLAEGRTVGTLAWAEQGSWDPAAIRAEAVAGPGGGAWRITGTKEHVLDGTEADVLLVAARTAAGVSLLEVAPDGVGVRREAVVTMDLTRSQARVVLDGAEGRLIGADGEGDRVLRHVLDLACAALAAEQVGAAERCLELTVAYAKDRVQFGRPIGSFQAVKHRLADAYVLVESARSAALGAALAAVEGSPELSRSAAVAKSACSEAFSAVAGEMIQLHGGIGITWEHTAHRYFKRAHGSGRLFGPPSWHRGRLATGLGLTAA comes from the coding sequence ATGAGACTGACGGAGGAACAGGAGGAACTGCGGTCCGCCGTCAGATCGTTGCTGGCACGCCATGAGGGCGCGGCGGCCTGGCGACCGCTGACCGGGCAGATCGGCGTCGCGGGGCTCGCCGTCCCCGAGGAGTACGGCGGCGCGGGCTGCGGAGCGGCGGAAGTCCACGTGGTGATGGAGGAATTGGGGCGGGAGCTGAGCCCGGTCCCCTGTCTCGGTTCCGCGGTGCTCACGGTGCAGGCGCTGCTCGCCTCCGGTGACGGGGCGGCCTGCGCCCGGTTGCTTCCGCGGCTCGCCGAAGGCCGCACGGTGGGGACGCTGGCGTGGGCCGAGCAAGGTTCCTGGGACCCGGCGGCGATCCGCGCCGAGGCCGTCGCCGGGCCCGGAGGCGGTGCCTGGCGGATCACCGGGACCAAAGAGCACGTGCTGGACGGCACCGAGGCGGATGTGCTGCTCGTGGCGGCCCGCACGGCGGCCGGAGTCTCGCTCCTCGAGGTGGCCCCGGACGGTGTGGGAGTACGTCGCGAAGCGGTGGTGACGATGGACCTGACGCGGTCACAGGCGCGCGTGGTCCTCGACGGTGCCGAGGGCCGGCTCATCGGCGCCGACGGCGAGGGCGACCGGGTGCTGCGGCACGTACTGGACCTGGCGTGCGCGGCGCTCGCCGCGGAGCAGGTCGGCGCGGCCGAACGCTGTCTCGAACTCACGGTCGCGTACGCCAAGGACCGCGTCCAGTTCGGCCGGCCCATCGGCTCCTTCCAGGCGGTGAAGCACCGGCTCGCGGACGCGTACGTGCTGGTGGAGTCGGCGCGCTCGGCCGCCCTCGGTGCGGCCCTCGCGGCCGTCGAGGGCTCACCGGAGCTGAGCCGGTCCGCGGCCGTCGCCAAATCCGCCTGCTCGGAGGCGTTCTCCGCGGTGGCGGGCGAGATGATCCAGCTGCACGGCGGTATCGGCATCACCTGGGAACACACCGCCCACCGCTACTTCAAACGCGCGCACGGCTCCGGCCGGCTCTTCGGCCCGCCGTCGTGGCACCGGGGCCGGCTCGCCACCGGCCTGGGGCTGACCGCGGCGTGA
- a CDS encoding SDR family oxidoreductase, protein MDSNNPMDFTGRVVVVTGGTKGIGAAIAEAFLGAGADVVVCGRNEPGALPGANGRHAVFLPADVRDPAAAARLVDGAVDRFGRLDVLVNNAGGSPDAEAATVSPRFVEKIVALNLLAPFYVAQAANRVMRTQSGGGSVINIGSVSAHDPQPGTAAYSAAKAGLLTLTRALALEWAPKVRVNHITTGLIRTESAAAVYGEDGGAAVARVVPMERMALPEDVAGACLYLAGGLASYVNGADLAVHGGGEFPSRYLAAKSGGTG, encoded by the coding sequence ATGGACAGCAACAACCCGATGGACTTCACCGGACGAGTCGTGGTGGTCACCGGGGGCACCAAGGGCATCGGTGCGGCGATCGCCGAGGCGTTCCTCGGCGCGGGCGCGGATGTCGTCGTCTGCGGCCGCAACGAACCAGGGGCGCTGCCCGGCGCGAACGGCCGGCACGCCGTGTTCCTCCCGGCCGATGTCCGCGACCCCGCAGCGGCTGCGCGGCTCGTCGACGGCGCCGTGGACCGCTTCGGCCGGCTGGACGTCCTCGTGAACAACGCGGGCGGCTCCCCCGACGCCGAAGCGGCCACGGTCTCCCCGCGGTTCGTCGAGAAGATCGTCGCCCTCAACCTGCTGGCGCCGTTCTACGTGGCGCAGGCCGCCAACCGGGTCATGCGGACCCAGAGCGGTGGTGGCTCGGTCATCAACATCGGCAGTGTCTCCGCCCACGACCCACAGCCCGGCACGGCCGCCTACTCGGCCGCCAAGGCCGGTCTGCTCACCCTGACCAGGGCACTGGCCCTGGAGTGGGCGCCGAAGGTCCGGGTCAACCACATCACCACCGGTCTGATCCGCACCGAGAGCGCCGCGGCCGTCTACGGCGAGGACGGCGGGGCCGCGGTGGCGCGGGTCGTCCCGATGGAGCGGATGGCCCTCCCGGAGGATGTCGCGGGCGCCTGTCTGTATCTCGCCGGTGGCCTCGCCTCCTACGTCAACGGCGCCGACCTGGCGGTGCACGGCGGGGGCGAGTTCCCTTCCCGCTATCTCGCCGCGAAGTCCGGCGGGACCGGGTGA